Genomic DNA from Acuticoccus sp. MNP-M23:
TGCCGACAGCCTGGCCTCCGCCTCGGTTGCCGCGGGCGGCACGCTCGGCATTCTCATTCCGCCGTCGGTCATCCTCGTTCTTTACGGGATTGCCACAGGGACCGACATCGGCGCGCTGTTCATCGCTGGGATCGTGCCCGGCATCATCGCGATCCTGTTCTATATCGCCGCCGTATGGGTGGTGGTGCTGCTGAAGCCGGACGCCGGCCCCTCGGCGCCGCGCACGTCGTGGGCGGACCGCTGGCGCGGTTTTGCCTCCATCGGACCCATCGTCCTCCTCTTTCTCGTCATCATCGGCGGGATCTATCTCGGCGTCTTCACGCCCACCGAGGCCGCGGGCGTCGGCGCCTTCTTCGCCTTCCTGTTCGCACTGTGGCGGCGGGCGCTCACGCCGCGCCTCATCATGGCGGTGCTGGTGGAAACCGTCGTCACCACGGCAGCCCTTTTCACGGTGCTGATCGGCGCGCTCCTCTTTTCCAACTTCATGAACCTTGCCGGCCTGCCCGATGCGCTGAAGACCGTCATTGCCGCAGCCAACCTCTCGCCGGTCGGCGTGATCTTCATCATCCTCGCCATCTACCTCGTGCTCGGCTGCTTCATGGAATCGCTCTCCATGATGCTCCTCACCGTGCCGATCTTCTTTCCCGTGGTGGTGGGCGAACTTGGGTACGACCCGGTCTGGTTCGGCATTTTCGTGGTGATGGTGACGGAGCTTTCGCTCATCACGCCGCCGGTCGGCCTCAACCTGTTCGTCCTGCGCTCGGTGGTGCGGGACGTCCCCATCGGCACCATCTACCGCGGCATCATGCCATTCGTGATCGCCGATGCCGCGCGGCTCCTGCTGATCATCGCAGTTCCGTCGGTGGTGCTGATCCTGCCCGGTCTGGCACTTTAGACACGACA
This window encodes:
- a CDS encoding TRAP transporter large permease, giving the protein MEFFFELPLAWRAATLGFGGVLLLILIGLPIAYAMMAVGAAGIWAVIGQNSILGMLGQLPYTTVVSYDLSVVPMFVLMGVLVARAGMSEDLYRLCHAFLGHRRGGLAMATVVACGGFSAVCGSSLATVATMGKVAMPEMRRFGYADSLASASVAAGGTLGILIPPSVILVLYGIATGTDIGALFIAGIVPGIIAILFYIAAVWVVVLLKPDAGPSAPRTSWADRWRGFASIGPIVLLFLVIIGGIYLGVFTPTEAAGVGAFFAFLFALWRRALTPRLIMAVLVETVVTTAALFTVLIGALLFSNFMNLAGLPDALKTVIAAANLSPVGVIFIILAIYLVLGCFMESLSMMLLTVPIFFPVVVGELGYDPVWFGIFVVMVTELSLITPPVGLNLFVLRSVVRDVPIGTIYRGIMPFVIADAARLLLIIAVPSVVLILPGLAL